A genome region from Scleropages formosus chromosome 6, fSclFor1.1, whole genome shotgun sequence includes the following:
- the prlhr2b gene encoding prolactin releasing hormone receptor 2b, whose translation MEGSGWTAELTPPSGTGDEGNISEPAFEVLVHNISSDRSLPFAGVKLLQSFKGLIIPCYALVVLVAVLGNYLLLHVICCARKMHNVTNFFIGNLAFSDMLMCATCVPFTLAYAFNPRGWVFGRFACYLVFLIQPVTVYVSVFTLTAIAIDRYYATVHPLKKRISVPVCAYVLMAIWLLSCGLVVPAVAHTYHVDFRQEGFTICEEFWMGQERERLAYAYSTLLITYVLPLSALCTSYLCISVKLRSCVVPGHHIQSQAQAHRARKRRLFRLVVLLVAAFGVCWLPIHVFNVLRDVDIRLIDKRYFLVVQLLCHLCAMSSSCCNPFLYAWLHDRFRAELRRMFAYHLRRHRRVNVPAPALRCATASVVL comes from the exons ATGGAGGGCAGTGGCTGGACAGCAGAGCTGACGCCCCCTTCGGGCACAGGAGATGAAGGGAACATCAGTGAGCCAGCCTTTGAGGTGTTAGTCCACAACATCTCCTCGGACCGCAGCCTGCCGTTTGCTGGTGTGAAGCTCCTGCAATCCTTCAAGGGCCTTATCATCCCGTGTTATGCCCTTGTGGTCCTGGTGGCTGTGCTGGGGAACTACCTACTGCTTCACGTCATCTGTTGTGCGCGTAAAATGCATAATGTCACCAACTTCTTCATTGGCAACCTGGCCTTCTCTGACATGCTGATGTGTGCTACCTGCGTACCCTTCACGCTAGCCTATGCCTTCAACCCTCGTGGATGGGTCTTCGGCCGCTTCGCCTGCTACCTGGTGTTCCTCATTCAGCCTGTCACTGTCTACGTGTCTGTATTCACGCTGACCGCCATTGCCATCGACAG GTACTATGCCACGGTGCACCCACTGAAGAAGCGCATCTCGGTGCCTGTCTGTGCCTACGTCCTGATGGCCATCTGGCTGCTTTCGTGTGGCCTGGTGGTACCCGCCGTCGCCCACACCTACCACGTAGACTTTCGCCAGGAGGGCTTCACCATCTGCGAAGAGTTCTGGATGGGTCAGGAGCGCGAGCGGCTGGCCTACGCCTACAGCACACTACTCATCACATATGTGTTGCCGCTCTCTGCGCTCTGCACCTCCTACCTGTGCATCTCCGTGAAGCTGCGCAGCTGTGTGGTGCCGGGCCACCACATCCAGAGTCAGGCACAGGCGCACCGGGCACGCAAACGGCGCCTCTTTCGCCTAGTGGTGCTGCTTGTAGCAGCCTTCGGTGTGTGCTGGCTGCCCATCCATGTGTTCAACGTGCTGCGCGACGTTGATATTCGCCTCATCGACAAGCGCTACTTCCTGGTTGTgcagctgctgtgccacctgtgtGCCATGAGTTCGTCCTGCTGCAATCCCTTCCTGTATGCTTGGCTGCACGATCGCTTCCGGGCCGAGCTGCGCCGCATGTTTGCATACCACCTCCGGCGACACCGCCGTGTGAATGTGCCCGCACCCGCCCTCCGTTGCGCCACTGCCAGCGTGGTGCTCTGA